A part of Flavobacteriaceae bacterium GSB9 genomic DNA contains:
- the glpK gene encoding glycerol kinase GlpK — MSKKYILSIDQGTSGTKAIIFDESGSVVIKGTAPLKSYYPKSSFVEQDPQEIYQSVIEAVKTCISEFRAQFPGKEDHIISCGISNQRETFVLWDKNGTPLHNAVVWQCKRSNAICETLKEKNLESKVNASTGLTIDPYFSATKVIWLNENNAKVKEAIEAGNAYFGTVDTWLLYKLTNGKSYKTDHTNASRTLFYNIYDLDWDQSLVKDFNLENLNLPEVTFSSDHFGDSNFEGVFAKPLPVTGMIGDSQAAFFGEACFVNGTAKATLGTGSSILWNAEKLEKQTENGMLTTIGWSIDGQVNYALEGVIVSCGSTIEWLKNQLDIFSSYDQIEVMATSLQGNEGVYLIPAFSGMGAPYWQKEWKASIHGLTFGTKKEHLVRAALESIAFQIKDVIKSIEEETQTKLKELKVNGGITANQFLMQFLTNLLKTPITNMGITDVSAWGAALMAGLGAKHWKRFEDFPKPSSEVLKSYLPDKNGADVDQFYLSWSSILQDKKR; from the coding sequence ATGTCGAAAAAATATATTTTATCCATAGACCAAGGTACTAGCGGTACAAAAGCCATAATTTTTGATGAATCAGGAAGCGTGGTTATTAAAGGCACTGCACCTTTAAAATCGTATTATCCAAAATCCAGTTTTGTAGAGCAAGACCCTCAGGAAATATATCAGAGTGTTATAGAGGCTGTAAAAACATGTATTTCTGAATTTCGTGCACAATTTCCAGGTAAAGAAGACCATATTATTTCTTGTGGGATTTCTAATCAGCGAGAAACTTTTGTGCTTTGGGATAAAAATGGAACTCCGTTGCACAATGCTGTGGTTTGGCAGTGTAAACGTTCAAATGCTATTTGTGAAACACTTAAAGAAAAGAATTTAGAATCGAAAGTAAACGCCAGTACAGGGCTTACAATCGACCCTTATTTTTCAGCGACAAAAGTTATTTGGCTAAATGAAAATAATGCTAAAGTTAAAGAAGCCATTGAAGCTGGTAACGCTTATTTTGGAACAGTTGATACTTGGTTGCTATACAAATTGACTAACGGCAAAAGTTATAAAACAGATCATACCAATGCCTCTCGCACATTGTTTTATAATATTTATGATTTGGATTGGGACCAATCGCTTGTAAAGGATTTTAACCTTGAAAATCTGAATTTACCCGAAGTTACTTTTTCTTCAGACCATTTTGGTGATTCCAATTTTGAAGGTGTTTTTGCAAAACCATTGCCCGTTACAGGAATGATAGGCGATTCACAAGCCGCATTTTTTGGCGAGGCATGTTTTGTAAATGGCACGGCCAAGGCAACTTTGGGAACGGGGTCGTCAATTTTATGGAATGCCGAAAAATTAGAAAAACAAACCGAAAATGGTATGCTCACCACTATAGGATGGAGTATTGATGGTCAAGTGAATTATGCCCTAGAAGGTGTTATTGTGAGCTGTGGCTCTACCATAGAATGGCTAAAAAACCAATTGGACATTTTTTCTTCATATGATCAAATAGAGGTAATGGCCACTTCGTTACAGGGTAATGAAGGCGTGTATTTAATTCCTGCGTTTAGTGGCATGGGTGCGCCTTATTGGCAAAAGGAATGGAAAGCCTCTATTCATGGCTTAACCTTTGGAACAAAAAAAGAACATTTAGTTCGTGCAGCATTGGAGTCTATTGCCTTTCAAATAAAAGATGTTATTAAATCGATAGAAGAAGAAACTCAAACAAAACTTAAAGAATTAAAGGTTAATGGTGGCATAACTGCAAACCAGTTTTTAATGCAGTTTTTGACCAATTTATTAAAAACGCCAATCACCAATATGGGTATTACCGATGTGTCGGCATGGGGTGCAGCTTTAATGGCCGGTTTAGGTGCAAAACATTGGAAACGGTTTGAAGATTTTCCAAAACCGTCTTCAGAAGTATTAAAAAGTTATCTTCCGGATAAAAATGGGGCGGACGTAGATCAATTTTATTTAAGTTGGAGTTCTATTTTACAAGACAAAAAACGGTAA
- a CDS encoding DUF4974 domain-containing protein codes for MKSTPDIPKLISSYFNKSISEDQFKQLSDWINASSENKEIFTEYLRVYKTSSKLRFLETVDEDLAWKQIVSKTKRHLGTETPKSTTKTKYLSIGFPFVKYAALAVLFLGIGYLVTRSSFFSSNEETVVPPGSIVLEMENGDIKILNAEANNQLTDGQGNVIGLQHGKQLTYDDEQKHRALVYNTLTIPYGKRFSVKLSDGTTVFLNSGTSLKYPVKFIKGQKRNVYLTGEAHFDVTKDAEHPFVVTSNNIQVQVLGTTFNVSAYPEDNLSDVVLIEGSVKMSANKESVNQSTTLVPGMRGSINKGTKRISTQKVDTTIYTSWMQGELFFRNMPFENIVKKLERHYDRKIVILNKALKEEKFNASFKEEPLENVLSYFKESYNIEYKTKDNIIYIN; via the coding sequence ATGAAAAGCACCCCTGACATACCCAAACTTATCTCATCTTATTTTAATAAGAGCATTTCAGAAGACCAATTCAAGCAGTTAAGCGATTGGATTAATGCTTCTTCGGAAAACAAAGAAATATTTACTGAATATTTAAGAGTCTACAAAACCTCGAGTAAATTACGGTTTTTAGAAACCGTTGATGAAGATTTGGCTTGGAAGCAAATAGTGTCTAAAACAAAAAGGCATTTAGGTACTGAAACTCCCAAATCAACGACAAAGACAAAATATTTAAGCATTGGATTTCCGTTTGTTAAATATGCTGCACTAGCGGTTTTGTTTTTGGGTATAGGCTACTTAGTTACCCGTAGCAGTTTTTTTAGTTCAAATGAAGAAACAGTTGTTCCTCCTGGAAGTATTGTACTTGAAATGGAAAACGGCGATATTAAAATTTTAAATGCAGAAGCAAATAACCAGCTTACCGATGGTCAAGGTAATGTAATAGGCTTGCAACATGGTAAACAATTAACCTATGATGATGAGCAGAAGCATAGGGCTCTTGTGTATAATACTTTAACTATACCTTATGGTAAGCGTTTTAGTGTTAAACTATCTGATGGAACAACTGTTTTCCTAAATTCTGGAACATCGTTGAAATATCCGGTAAAATTTATTAAAGGACAAAAACGAAACGTTTACTTAACCGGTGAGGCCCATTTTGATGTAACAAAAGATGCTGAACATCCTTTTGTTGTAACTTCCAATAACATACAAGTTCAAGTATTGGGAACCACGTTTAATGTTTCGGCATATCCAGAAGATAATTTATCGGATGTTGTTTTGATTGAGGGTTCTGTGAAAATGTCTGCCAATAAGGAATCGGTAAACCAAAGCACAACGCTTGTTCCGGGAATGAGAGGCTCGATAAACAAAGGAACCAAGAGAATTTCAACCCAAAAGGTAGATACTACTATTTACACCTCATGGATGCAAGGCGAGCTCTTTTTTAGAAATATGCCTTTTGAAAATATTGTTAAAAAGCTTGAACGTCATTACGATAGGAAAATAGTTATTTTAAATAAGGCACTTAAAGAAGAAAAATTTAATGCCAGTTTTAAAGAAGAACCACTAGAGAATGTGTTGAGCTACTTTAAAGAAAGCTACAATATTGAATACAAAACTAAAGACAACATAATTTATATCAACTAA
- a CDS encoding RNA polymerase sigma-70 factor, translating into MNEKDLIILHNLKQGNTGAFRELFDFYYVPLTTYALKYCDSFDLAEDIVQDLFVKFWDEQLYIKLESALGPYLFTAVKNNTLQILKKKSKYRFEEIEEQACSFIQEFDFDKSNLEAEKKKLHNQIEELPPKSKEVFKAIVLDNLKYKEVALQYNISVNTVKTHYSRALKQLRNSIGIIILILFS; encoded by the coding sequence ATGAATGAAAAAGATTTAATTATACTTCACAATTTAAAGCAAGGTAACACAGGTGCCTTTAGGGAGTTGTTCGATTTTTACTATGTACCGCTAACCACATACGCTTTAAAATATTGTGATTCTTTTGATTTGGCCGAAGATATTGTTCAGGATTTGTTTGTTAAGTTTTGGGACGAACAATTGTACATAAAACTAGAAAGTGCTTTAGGGCCGTACCTTTTTACTGCGGTTAAAAATAACACCCTGCAAATATTAAAGAAAAAATCAAAATATCGTTTTGAAGAAATAGAAGAGCAGGCTTGTAGTTTTATTCAAGAGTTTGATTTCGATAAGTCTAATTTAGAAGCGGAAAAGAAAAAACTGCACAATCAAATAGAAGAATTACCACCAAAAAGCAAAGAAGTTTTTAAAGCGATTGTGCTAGATAACCTAAAATACAAAGAAGTTGCGTTACAGTATAATATTAGTGTTAATACTGTGAAAACTCATTATTCACGGGCCTTAAAGCAACTTAGAAACTCTATTGGAATTATAATATTGATACTTTTTTCATAA